The Streptomyces albofaciens JCM 4342 genome has a segment encoding these proteins:
- a CDS encoding MoaD/ThiS family protein has translation MSVNVRIPTILRTYTGGRAEVPAEGATLSEVIQNLEKNHAGIAARVLDDTGKLRRFVNVYVNDDDVRFEQGLETPTPDGAGVSIIPAVAGGC, from the coding sequence ATGAGCGTCAACGTCCGCATCCCGACCATCCTGCGCACCTACACCGGCGGCCGGGCCGAGGTGCCCGCCGAAGGGGCGACCCTCTCCGAGGTCATCCAGAACCTGGAGAAGAACCACGCCGGCATCGCGGCACGCGTCCTGGACGACACCGGCAAGCTGCGCCGCTTCGTGAACGTCTACGTCAACGACGACGACGTGCGCTTCGAGCAGGGCCTGGAGACCCCGACGCCGGACGGCGCGGGCGTCTCGATCATCCCGGCGGTGGCCGGCGGCTGCTGA
- a CDS encoding cold-shock protein — translation MAQGTVKWFNAEKGYGFIAVDGGADVFVHYSAIQMDGYRTLEEGQRVEFEISQGQKGPQADMVRVAG, via the coding sequence ATGGCTCAGGGCACCGTCAAGTGGTTCAACGCGGAGAAGGGGTACGGCTTCATCGCGGTCGACGGTGGTGCGGATGTTTTCGTCCACTACAGCGCGATCCAGATGGACGGTTACCGCACCCTTGAGGAGGGTCAGCGGGTCGAGTTCGAGATCTCGCAGGGCCAGAAAGGGCCGCAGGCGGACATGGTCCGCGTGGCCGGCTGA